The Arachis ipaensis cultivar K30076 chromosome B10, Araip1.1, whole genome shotgun sequence DNA window atgttccgggggttacctgaaacagtGATGTGGGCCTAAACATGAGGTCCAAACTCTTTTTATGGTAGCGTCCGACTTGTGCTGATGCCGAGGTGCCATCGTCTGATTTCTCATGAGAAGGTGGGagtggtacttgcaagagactccgatattTAAGTAAGTAAAGGCTTTAGGCAGATTTTTGTAAATTGGGGACTTGAATATACCTGAGTttgtcagtatatttatagtagaattTATAACCACTTTTTAGAGTAATTCTACCTTTATTGGTTGATAACTGTTCCCTTTTATTTGGAAGGTTATTGATATCTCCCTTctaaattaataagagataaatTAATAAGAGATATCTTAAAAGTTAGttacttatttatataaataGAATTAGCTGCATCCAACCTCATAGAAGTCAAGTAGGTATGATAACTGAATTTCATAAATAGACTTTTAATTTTTTGGATTTGGTCATTATTTTTTGGGGATATGAACACCAAATAATATTTCTCCATGCCAAATACTATACACATAATATAGTAGTTAGTAAAAAATAATGAGTTATTATTATAATCTTTTTCAAATACACATAAAAAAAGGTTGCTTAGTGACTACGACTTTCCTTCGCTATACAAAGATGTAATTTCAATCCCTTATAGCAGAACTTTATTTGTaccagaaaaataaaatttaaaacttaaataatcaaggccctaaaaaaataataaataacggAGAAGAGATCAAAGATTTAGCATATATGACATGCTGGAAAATAGGGAAAAGAGGAATGCTAGATAATAAATTCCATGCATGCCAATATCATATTACATTATATTCCGGATCCGGCCTCCAGGCTCCTCTTTGGAACCGTCAATAAATCCGGATATTTGGAGTTGGGTCATTTTTTCGGTCTAAAATTGGATTAAAAACGTTTAAATTTTATAAAGAGGAGTTAGagattttttcaattatttattttatatgagTTCGGTTAAGGAGCCAATAGACTATtcgtacaatatgtacaatgggctattgagttacaaaatgaacatcaaaAATCGAATTCTTGACCTTTCGAATCTAAaattctaataccatgtcataatACCACTCATTCCAAAAGTTTCAGCTAATGacaaaaggtaacactaatagttatatctctaatactccctaatcCTCTATTGTTCAcgttgtataaatattccattggctcctcttatttttccattttatatttttcaGATCTATTTTAATTTAAATGTTAGGAGTATTATTTTCTGCCACTCTAATTATATGATCCATCGTTTCGACTcgcaaatttttaatttattttagtacACGTACCAAAAACATATAGtacatattaaataataaataataggaGAATATTAGGAGGATAATGACTTTGTTGAACAATATAAACAACtactaatcaaataaaaatatattacattTCTAAATTAActttctaaattttaatattaaaataaccatctgtacactaaaaaaataaatatccgatatatttattgtttacattgtttaatattttcattctttttctaAATAATAATGTGAAAGAAGGATTGGCAGATAGGAAATAGCGTGTAATATAGTCAAAGTGCCTTGCTAAGCAATATAAAAGCTAATGTAAAAAGACGTTAGAAAAGAGAGGTGCAAGTGCAGAGAAAGAAAATGATAGATAGCTTAACGGTACCAACAAGAATTCAGTAATCCACCCAACTAGAATCCAGAATTTCCAACATTTCTCCATTTCTCGTTTTTCGCAGGGCATTCTTCACTCACTGCCATTCTCACCTCTCAATACATCTTCCAAGCAAACACCCAATTACCCTTTCTCTCACAAAGATTCCTTCTTTACCGTTTCTCTCTCGTAATCGGTTATTCCTCCTAAAATACAAAAGCCTcaattcaagaaaaagaaaaaccaccCCATTGGGTTAATCAAATTCGCAGGCGAGCTTCACCGGCAAGCTCGCCTTTTGTTTTTTTCCTTCCCCCAGAAGCCATGGCCACAAAGATTCTTTCTCCAGTTGCAATGATCACTGTTCTTGCCCTCCTCTGCCTCGTCACAATGGTCTTAGCCGACGGAAAATCCTCCACGCCATATCTCCGGTTATCTTCGGATGACGCCAGCGAACGGCAGAACGTGTGCCCCAACGCAGCATCATCATCGTGCCCCGTGAAATGCTTCCGTACGGACCCGGTTTGCGGCGTGGACGGCGTGACGTACTGGTGTGGGTGTGCGGAGGCGGAGTGCGCCGGCGCTAAGGTTGCGAAAATGGGGTTCTGTGAAGTTGGGAATGGGGTATCGACTCCTCTATCTGGTCAAGCTCTTCTTCTTGTGCATATCGTGTGGCTCATTGTGTTGGCTTTCTCGGTATTCTTTAGCCTTTTCTAACTGATATACAATACAAACCCTCTGTGTGTTTGAGCTTTGTTTTCGAGGGTTTCATTAGATTTGTACATGCGCTTTCCTTATTCTTCCTCTTCTCAGTTGGGTTTGTTTTCTTTGCTTCTTCCCTGACGGCAAAAGAAGGAATATATATAGTAACCTTTTAATCTAGTTGAATTACATTAGAGTTCTTCCAGCGTTTCTGTGCATTTTGTGCCTCGTTGTTTGTATTGAATTCACAAATATTGATCCTTCCTTCTTTGGGACTCGTaacaacattttattttttattaaaattattggtAATTCTCATTGGTTAATAATTAATAGCATAATATAATAGTTGctcttattaaaaataaaagataataagaaTCATTTACAAAGTTATCTAAGCTTCTAGAGCATATTTTATTCCAATTTTGTTCCCTTCCAAACATATAAAGGCCAAAATATGGAGGGAAGCGCTCAGTGAGTTGTCCCCATTACTATAGGATGGTGCTTGCTGTAAATTAATATATGAACGAAGGGTGTTGGGCCCAAAGTTAACCTAATTCATTGGCTTTCTTTGGCCTCCCAAAAGCTATTCTCCGACAAATATATTGTCTTTAAAATCTTTATCCAAATGGTTTTGAAGTTATTTATCATTCGGCAGGCTTGTTTCGCTAGATGCGCTAAATTTTGgcattctaaatttttgaactCTAATCCTCAATTATGCTTACTCTAAGTaactttattctaattttttttaatgaatgtCTTTATCTTTTTTTGGGCTAACCCACCAAAATTTGACAATTCTGGCTTCTAACAttttacaaaaatttttcaaaaattttataatattcaaCACATATAATGGGATAATCTAtactattattttgataaaaattttcTTACTTACCTAATTCAACAAGTTCTCTTTCCAATCTTCTAATTTTTTTAGCACCTTCTTTTTATCCATTCCAGTGCCTTTTGTTTTGATCTTCCCCATTTGGCGGGCTCCAGGTTGAGATGACTGTGAGCTTCTTGGGTAAATACAGTGGTCGTCCGTCTTGCTCCAGGATGGTATTCATTATTGATCTTAGTCTCCTTAGGCAAACGCAATGACTCATCCCACTGGTTCCAGGTTGAGATTTGAGATTTCTTTGACCCATCCGCGCGATAGATGACtgattatttatatatatgcatATGCTTTGAGTTTCGCGCTGCTAGGACTGTCCAAAGTTTGCTACCGGACATATCGggtttggctggataaccgacagatgatatcatcggtcataggacagacatacatcatgtgcatttgtatggtTTGTTTGAGTATGCATACTTTGGTTTGCTTAATTGTTTATATATGTCTATATGCTACAtatgaaccactattttatgacttaTTTTGGATCAAATCGAGTGGATTCTATCAACTTTAcgcacacttatccatataatttgcatgtttttaaaTTTCCTTccgaattttgtgctatgattgaaagcatGCTTCCTAGGCTTtaaaattacaaatttttaatcctctgttattatcattcgatgtcgtgatatgtgcgttaagtgattacaGGATTTATAGAGTAGGAATGACATCAGGAATGGCatagaggatgaagaggaagcatgctaaagtggaaggaacacaagaatttgaagatttgagaagATAAAAGCGACGCGTGAGCATGGTTGAAGCGTACGCGTGATCAAGCAATcttccaagcgacgcgtacgcgtgactgatgcgtacgcgtgacaggagCGTCGTccactgacacgtacgcgtgactaatgcgtacgtgtgaccttgTGCAGAgcccaccgacgcgtacgcgtgacgagcgtcacgggCTGCAATTAAAGgaatatgctgggggcgatttctgggctgattttagcccagtttcaagcccaaaaatgcAAACTAGAGGCAGGGATGAAGTTGAGACAAGAGACTTCACTTCAGTTTTAGTTTTACAATTAGTTTTTGAATTCTAGTGAGAGAAACTCCTActtctctttagaatttttgatTTTCTTAGTTTACTTTTCAATTGGATCTTGAGAGAAACTGTGGTTACCTTCATTTTCTAGTCATTCTCCTTatagttttcttctttaattcctttagcACTATTTTCCATTTTGTTACTTGAATACATGTTTGGATCTTGTTACTATTGAATTTTGTTACTGCATTGAGTTATTTCCatatttattgttatttcttattttgttttttttttttttaacacagTTAGCTCAACACAAAAAGTGGAGCAGAATGAAggataacaaaaacaaaacataaatataaataacaaGTTGTAATCCGtagtcatctccggcattgccatcaacaaccaaacggaTCAACTCCACACCAATCCTTGTAACTCAAGAAGGACAGAATCTTTACTCCTTTAACACTTGTCTCAACTCTCTGGAAGACTCTACTATTTCGCTCCAACCAGATGTTCCAAATAACCGCACAGAATCCTATCAGCCATTTCTTTTGCTCAGTCTTACCACCTGTTAATCCAGTCCAACTCTCAAAGAACTCTTTAACTGTTCCCGGGGTGACCCATGTTCTATCAGAAAACGTcagccaagcacaccacacctgccacgtAAACTCACAAGCAAAAAATAAATGATGTACAAATTCTATGTCCTTTTTACACAACACACAAATATTGTCATGATGATTAATAATGCCAAGTCTACTCAGCCTCTTCTTCGTGTTGCCTGCCTACTAGCACAAACTATACAAATAGCTCAACTCTTGGAGGAACCAAGCCTCTTCAAATGGAGATTGTGAAGCTGTAGCTCGTGATGTCGGCTGAGAGAGTCTCTTTCTGTAGtacctgcacaaaggagttagtagaaaaaacacaatttttatcaaatttccatacAACTGAATCCTCTCTATCCACCGATAACCTGACAACCCGTAACCGGTCGTGAAGTTGGTTGAGCAACTCTAACTCCCATTGGAAGAGTTGTCTCCTCCATTGGAAGTCCCATACCCACTCtagcccatcccaaaacccacagtccCCTATTACGGATCCTTGTtgatttgaaacagagaagagtctCGGAAAACAATCTTTCAAAGAGCCACCTTGTAACCAAGCATCCTCCCAAAAACGAATGTTTCTGCCATTTCTCACCTCCATTGACAGACCCCTGATCATCATATCTCTTGCCTGTTGCTCCTTGATATTGAGCTGGCAGATATCTTTCCACGGCTCCCTCTTGATGGCAAAGGTTGGCTTGATAACATTACAGTAGGGTCCAAGTGATTACAAGAGCAAACAACCTTCTTCCAAAGCGGACAGTCCTCCTTTGAAAAgtgccaccaccacttgaacaaaAGCGACACATTCCTAATTAGAGCATCTCCCACCCCCAAGCCACCTAGCTTTTTTGGAGCTTGTACTACCTCCCATTTCACCAGTGGTATCCCGTTATTCCCATCTTCTTTACTCCACAAAAACCTTCTTTGAAGTCCAATGATCTTTTCTGCAACCccctttggcatcttatacaagctTAAGTAGTAAACCAGTAGGCTAttgagaacagattttatcaGGACCAACTTACCCGTTTTGTTGAGAGATCTAGCTTTCCATATGCTCAGCTTGTCTTCCACCTTGTCTATGATCGgtttccaagtcttcaccaaccgAGGATTGGCGCCAAGAGAAATTCTTAAATACCTGACAGGTAATACCGCTTCGGCACATCCCAACAGACCACACATACTCGTCACCCATTCCTTGTCACAATTGACTGAAATTAGGCTCGACTTTTCAAAGTTGATACTCAGTCCAGACATTAACTCAAAACATCGTAGGAGCCTCTTATAATTCACTAGCGTCTCCATTTCCTGGGGACAAAATAAGATTGTGTCGTCTGCAAATTGGAGATGCGACAATTCTATATTGTCCCTACCCACCAGTAGTGGAGAAATTCTGCCATTTCTAACCGCCTCCCCCACCATCCTGTGCAGAACGTTAACAACAAGAACAAACAGGAAGGGAGAGAGCGGATCGCCTTGCCTGACGCCCCTCTCCATCTTGAATGGCTTGGTCGGTGACCCATTGATCAACACTGACATAGATGCTGTAGTCACACATTCATTCACCCAGGTCCTCCATCTAAAACCAAAACCCATCTTCTGTAGCACTATATCCACAAAGCTCCATCTcactctgtcataagctttctgAAAGTCCAGTTTAACAATTGCCACTTGCTTCTTTCGCATCTTAAGCCATTGGACCGTCTCACAAGCAATGAGGACACCATCATGTATTTTGCGACCCTTTACAAATGCAGACTGAGTCTCCCCCACTAGATGTGGCATCACCGATCGCATTCTTCTTACCAGCACTTTAGATATCGCCTTATAGACACAGCCAACCAGACTAATTGGTCTTAAGTCCTTGATTTTCTTGGCCCCCACAAATTTCGGAGCTAGCACCACCCAAGTAATTTGAATTGAGTTATTTtcctaatttttattatgtctttTATctttgctcaccaagtgtttgagaaaatgtcatCCATGATaatggagtagatttccttgCTTGGTTTGGGATTGAGTAATTAGAGCCACTTGAATTGTTTTATTCaagtgttgattggtaattgaaggttGCTAATTAGTTTGAACCTCATCAACTCTAGTTCTTCTCTACAaagtgattaggacttgtgagctAAAGTTAATCGttttacttgacttttcttcaatcGTTAGAGGATAATTAAGTGAGAGCAATGAGCTTTTACCATCACACTTGGAGAAAGATAATAAGGATAGAAATTTCGATTCTCACCCCTAACCAAGACCTTTTATCTTGATTATTTCACAACTCTTGCTAGTTATTTATTGCTctaatttctagttatttatttttcttgttttcaacTTTAAAAATCTCCAGGAAATCCTAACCAATAAATTGCGTCTTGTGTTAACTCCAAGGAAAACGACTCGGGATTCTACTCCctatatttgattttatttgtgACACACATTTTAACTTTGACTAGCGAAAATCTCGTCGGTtaagactatacttacaacgttgATTTGAAAAAACCCTTTTGATAATTCTTGACCGACATTTATCCGCTAGTCACTATATGACCTAAATATTGTTTCTATTTTGTTGATTATATATTACTTGTATGCTTTGTATGTATTTGACCTTGAGAGGCCCTTCATATGGTGGAGGTGTTATGAGGGTTGTTCCACCCAGTGATTTGGAGGTTTGAAGGAGATTGATGTGAAGAGTTAGATTAGAAttagaatctcattagaaataTTACTGATATTTCTGGTTTAGAATAAGTTTTAAGATTAATCTGAATGTCGAAGTTTTAGGAATGCCTCTGGTTTTCCCGAGatcttatatattatctatgtgaACACCTTTACCGTACTGAGAACCttcgattctcattccatacatgttacttttcgACCCGTTTGGTTATTGTCCATGTCCATCAAAGACATAGACACGGTGACACACATCCAGTGTTTGTTGTATGAGACACAAAAAAGTGAGAGACACGGTTACACACAAGAGTACATGGAATACGTGTATTTTGTGTCTCTTCCAAATGGTAAGACACGGAATTGAAGCCATGGATACGGATCTAAAACCTTTTTTGGACAATTTTATCCTCATTGATTTTTTGAAATTCCAAATTTCTCCTTCTCTATATACAGACCCTAATCAATTCTGAGCTCTTGTCTTCTATTTTCTGAAGCTTCGTGTGTTCTTCATTGTGGGTATGTGTTGGTTGATTTTGTGAAGCTTTTTATTATTCTAAGACAATCTCCTTCTCCTTTTCACAAACTTTAACTAATTCTAATCTCTTCTCCTCTGTTTCTGGCTTTCTGCAGCTTTGTATCTTCTTCACTTTGTGTGCTACCATTTTTCTGaagttttttattgttttatcaTAATTTTTGTCCTTCATCTGTGCTAGAAAACTCAACTCAAGGTTTGacataattataatatttttgtttatttgtatGTTGTATTTGTATGCTGCTATAttggatattttttttctttttgagcaCATATGTGTTAGGTACTCTTCTGTTCTCCCTGTTCTGGGTATGCAAATTTATAGTTTTAAATATCTgaaatgattatatttttaatgGGGTTTGGTTGGAGTATTATGTTGGGTTATCTTGTTTTCTCTGTTTTGGTCAATAAAATAGATTATAAGTGATGATAACTAAATTAAGAGTTCTCCATTTATGTATCAAAAACTATTAGCTTGATAATATGAGTATGTGATTATGTAATGAGtgttttcttatctctatttgaagtttaattaaaatgataaagaaaaacttATTTTTAGTGTTGTCATACTGgatattagaatttattttatttttgtgcaTTTACTTTTTATTGTTTGTTAGGAAGTGATGATGGATCGTTCTGAACAAATTAAGCTATGTGTTGGATATTACTGGATCATGAGAATGCAACAATTTGACACattgatgttattttttttagttactttatatatgtatattagaaATAGAAGGTGGGGTCATTCTTCAATTGGACGAAGAGTGAACACATTTCCATTAAGGCGAGATGCATTAGATAACATCATTGGGGCAGGCGGAGATAGAAATTGCATATGGGAGTTAAGAATGAGTTTGAATGCATTTGAAAATTTGTGTGAATTGCTACAAGTTCAAGGTGGGTTAGACGAAGATGGTCATGTTGGCATAGGCGAGCAAGTAGCAACTTTTTTGATCATATTAGCTCATCATACCAAAAATCGCAGTGTACAAGTTAGGTTTTATAGGTCTGGTGAAACTATTAGTAGGTATTTTCATAAGGTATTAGGTTCGATTTTGCGTGTCCAAAGTGTGTTATTTGTAAAGACAGACCCTGTACCTATAGATCCCAGATGAAAATGGTTTAAGGTAAGGTGTTGcataaagtttaaatttttattgGTCAAGTTTACTTGTATGTAATAACTATTTTATTTTGTCCATTTGATAGGGTTGTCTAGGAGTATTAGATGGCACTTACATAGATGTCACAGTCCCAAGGGTGATAAATCTAGGTATCGGACAAGGAAATCTAGAATATCCACCAATGTCTTAGGAGTTTGTAATCGGAACATGAATTTCGTCTATGTCCTTAGCGGTTGGGAAGGATCGGCATCTGATTCAAGGGTACTTAGAGATGCAATTACTCAATGTAATGGCCTAAAAATACCTGTTGGTATGtttaaattaatcttttgatAAGTGCATTAGCTATCTATTAAAGAATTACGATATACCCCTTATAATTTTTTCATCCTTCAATTTTAGGGTCTTATTATTTAGTGGACGCTGGCTATACCAATGGTAGAGGATTTTTATCTCCTTATAGAAATGTTAGGTATCATGTGAATGAGTGGGCTCAAGGTCACCGTGCACCACAAAATCGTGTAGAGTTATTTAATAAGAAGCACTCTTTAGCTAGGAATGTGATTGAGCGGCGCTTTGGGTTACTTAAGAAGAGATGGGCAATTCTACAAATCCCCTCATTCTATCCAATTAGAATTCAAAGTCACATTATTATTGCATGTTGTTTGTTAGAAAATTTTATTCAGATGAATATGGATGTTGATCCCGAGAAAGATGCAACTCTTTTACCAGAGCATATACCCGTAGGAGATGACACAATTGTTGATGAAGCCGACATAATTGATGTTGTGGAAAGTAGCCATGAGTGGACTCAATGGCGTGAGGACTTAGCAACTGGAATGTGAAAAATATGGAGAGGAGAACATGACACGTAGAGTTTCAAATTTTTCCTAATTTTATTATATCTGCAATTGTCGTAGACTATAAATTGTTGTACTAgaaattatttgaattttttttaggcATAATGTATTTGCATACTCGGGTTAACTAGTTGTATTCTAATTAAAGATACATTTGGTTTTATTATTGTACGATTTGATTGTTTCTAATTTTATTGAAATTGGTGAATTATGTTGATATTCTACTAGTAATTATTTAAATTCTATTGCAATTGTTAATTTATTGTAGTGTTCCTCTGTTACTAATATGCTAGTAACTATTGTTATACTAAAATTTTGCTAGTGGCTTGATATTTATTGTGTTGTTGCTGTTATAGTAAttcctctttttttattattgtgcAACTATATTATCCAACATCAATGGCTTCCATACCACGTCAGTGGACTGAACAAGAAACTAAACAATTTGTGGTCTTTATGGAGGAATTGGTTGTTGAAGGCAAGATGGCGGATGCCGGTCAATTTAAACTGGGAGCATTTCAAAAGCTTGCAGATAAGATGAATGAGAAGTTTCTTGGATGTGGTCTCACTGTGAAGCACATCAGACATAAACACAAGcagttaaaagaaaaatatatgtaTGTGACTGAGATGTTGGGTTGTAGCGACTTTGGATGGAATTCGGAAAAGATGTGTGTTGAAGTAGATAGCAAGCAAGTATTGGAAGTTTGGGGAAAggtattattttcatttttaacttTCATGTGAATTTCAATTTTGCTATATTTATTAATGTCGACtttgttttatggtttagggtcgcAATGTCACACTCTACACTCCCGGCAAGCCATTTCTCTTGTTTGAACGTCTTGGCAATATTTTTGGTAAGGATAGGGCTACTGGTGTTGAAGCATGTAGTGAAAAAGATGCTGAAGAAGATGTAACTCCGGGGTCTACATTTGCTGCGGCCACAACTGGTGGCTTGGGATTAGGTAGCGAGGATGTTGACATGGAGGATTTAGCTGCTGCTGAGAGTGAATTACCCAGCACCTTTTCGACCTCTTTTGCTTCATCAAGTGAGAAAAATCAAGGACGGCAATCTGCAACTAAAAAAACCAATGATGCTGCAATCCTATCAAACTTGACTGAAACTTTTAAATCTGCAGTAGAAGATCAAGGAAAGCATGTGCAAGTACTAGCAAATGCAATGAGTGGGGTAAATGACCAAGTGAATCTGGGCCGAACATTGAAGAGTCTTGGCTTTGACACAATGGAGATATTGCAAGTTGCAAAGAAATTTGTGCAAAATCCAGAATTGAAggcaaccttttggagtttggaCGAGGAAAATGCGGCATTTGTACGAGATATAATGGATAACTTTTAGCAATTCTGAGTGTAGTTGGTTTAATTAGTTGTTAGTTTGTTATGGTCTATTTGCTAAACATACTATGGGTACTTTGCTATTATCTATAAGGGTTTAAGTAATTGTTATATTATTAAAGTGTAATAGCTATATATGCACCTAATCTATGCATGAACTGACTTTTAGTTGTAATCTGCAATTCTATGTGTTGATTTTTTAGTTTAGGCACCTAAGTTATGTCTCTAGtgtttattaattatattatacAAAGTTACACTTCATATTGTGCAATTATGCATTATTGGAATCAAATTGTGTAATTCTGTATCGATTTTTGAATGTATTATGTAATTTTATCTTTAAAGTTATTTAGTCTGCATTCTCTTTGTTGATTTACATATTTATCATCTTAAATTTTAATAATGTGTATTTTTACAATTatgaaagataaacaaaaaaatttacaagTCTTAGGGCTCATGCATGCTGATTGTAATAGCTTTGGTTTTAAAATTCTGCACTTTATTATATTTGGGTAAA harbors:
- the LOC107621610 gene encoding uncharacterized protein LOC107621610 isoform X1 → MATKILSPVAMITVLALLCLVTMVLADGKSSTPYLRLSSDDASERQNVCPNAASSSCPVKCFRTDPVCGVDGVTYWCGCAEAECAGAKVAKMGFCEVGNGVSTPLSGQALLLVHIVWLIVLAFSMQDVH
- the LOC107621610 gene encoding uncharacterized protein LOC107621610 isoform X2, which translates into the protein MATKILSPVAMITVLALLCLVTMVLADGKSSTPYLRLSSDDASERQNVCPNAASSSCPVKCFRTDPVCGVDGVTYWCGCAEAECAGAKVAKMGFCEVGNGMQDVH